One genomic segment of Chitinibacter sp. FCG-7 includes these proteins:
- the ppk1 gene encoding polyphosphate kinase 1 translates to MRPDVSLESRKSDVMTYKPADNQLMLNRELGLLEFNRRVLAQAEDARNPLLERLKFLCIVSSNLDEFFEVRIAWLKENMRHNPTRLLPEGLTPHQAFDLVCIEAHDLVERKYRVLRETIFPAMEEEGIFFFRRSLWTEAQREWVRNYFFRELMPILTPIGLDPSHPFPRLSNKILNFVVELEGRDAFGRNSGIAIVQAPRILPRFVKMPAEIAGTEHGFVFLSSIMHAHIDELFAGMHVLGCYQFRVTRDSDVSVDDEDVKDLRAAIQGELSQRPYGDAVRLEVADNCPKHVQDFLSQQFGLTDADVYRVNGPVNMVRLMQVPDQVDRPDLKYPPFMPGIPPELRKQADYFSAIRQGDILLHHPYQSFTPVVDFLQQAARDPAVVAIKMTIYRTGAESTLMDALQEAAARGKEVTVVVELMARFDEEANINWAAKLERAGAHVVYGVYGYKTHAKMLLVVRREEGQLKRYAHVGTGNYHPRTAKLYTDFGIFTANREMTSDVNDVFMQLTGLGLAGDHHQLWQAPFTLHSNFIAAIDREITHAKEGKKAVIIAKMNALLEPSIIDKLYEASGAGVTIHLIVRGVCALRPGLPGISENIRVRSIVGRFLEHHRVYYFFNDGAEDVYLSSADWMGRNLFRRIEIAFPVLSPKVKRRVIRESLRPFLVDNTQAWEMLSDGRYRRKVARGDKVRSAQGLTLSELSAGIRT, encoded by the coding sequence ATGCGGCCTGATGTGTCTTTAGAATCCAGAAAGAGCGATGTGATGACGTACAAACCTGCCGACAATCAATTGATGCTCAATCGTGAATTGGGCTTGCTGGAATTCAACCGCCGGGTGCTGGCGCAAGCCGAAGATGCCCGCAATCCTTTGCTGGAGCGATTGAAGTTTCTATGTATTGTGTCGAGCAATCTCGATGAGTTTTTCGAGGTACGCATTGCCTGGCTGAAAGAAAACATGCGCCATAACCCGACGCGGCTGTTGCCCGAAGGGCTGACGCCGCATCAGGCTTTTGATCTGGTGTGCATCGAAGCGCATGATCTGGTTGAGCGCAAATACCGCGTCTTGCGCGAAACGATTTTCCCGGCGATGGAAGAAGAGGGGATTTTCTTTTTCCGCCGCAGCCTGTGGACCGAGGCGCAGCGCGAATGGGTGCGCAATTATTTCTTCCGCGAGCTGATGCCGATTCTGACGCCGATCGGGCTTGATCCATCGCATCCCTTCCCGCGCCTGTCGAATAAAATTCTGAACTTTGTCGTCGAGCTCGAAGGTCGTGATGCCTTTGGCCGCAATTCGGGCATTGCGATTGTGCAAGCGCCGCGCATTCTGCCGCGCTTTGTCAAAATGCCTGCCGAGATCGCCGGTACCGAGCATGGCTTTGTTTTCCTATCGTCGATCATGCACGCGCATATTGATGAGCTGTTTGCCGGCATGCATGTGCTGGGCTGCTACCAATTCCGCGTGACGCGCGATTCGGATGTTTCGGTGGATGACGAAGACGTGAAAGATTTGCGCGCAGCCATTCAGGGCGAATTGTCGCAGCGCCCGTATGGCGATGCGGTGCGCCTCGAAGTGGCCGATAACTGCCCGAAACATGTGCAGGACTTTTTGTCGCAGCAATTTGGTCTGACCGACGCCGACGTCTATCGCGTGAATGGTCCGGTTAATATGGTGCGCCTGATGCAGGTGCCCGATCAGGTTGACCGGCCTGATTTGAAATACCCGCCGTTTATGCCCGGCATTCCACCCGAGCTGCGCAAGCAGGCCGATTATTTCTCGGCCATTCGCCAGGGCGATATTTTGCTGCACCACCCGTACCAGAGCTTTACTCCGGTGGTTGATTTTCTGCAGCAAGCCGCACGTGATCCGGCCGTAGTGGCGATCAAGATGACCATTTACCGCACCGGCGCAGAGTCCACACTGATGGACGCACTGCAGGAAGCGGCTGCGCGTGGCAAGGAAGTGACCGTGGTAGTCGAGCTGATGGCGCGCTTTGACGAAGAAGCCAATATCAACTGGGCGGCCAAACTCGAGCGCGCTGGCGCGCACGTGGTGTACGGCGTGTACGGCTATAAAACCCACGCCAAAATGCTGTTGGTGGTTCGCCGCGAAGAAGGCCAGCTCAAGCGCTACGCGCACGTTGGCACCGGCAATTACCACCCGCGCACCGCCAAGCTTTACACCGACTTTGGCATTTTCACGGCCAACCGCGAAATGACCAGCGACGTGAACGATGTCTTTATGCAGCTCACCGGCCTGGGGCTGGCGGGTGATCATCATCAGCTCTGGCAAGCGCCATTTACGCTGCACAGCAATTTTATCGCCGCGATTGACCGCGAAATTACCCACGCCAAAGAAGGTAAAAAAGCAGTCATCATCGCCAAAATGAATGCGCTGCTGGAGCCGTCGATCATCGACAAGCTGTATGAAGCGTCGGGTGCTGGCGTAACCATTCACCTGATCGTGCGCGGTGTATGCGCGCTGCGCCCGGGCTTGCCGGGGATTTCGGAAAATATCCGCGTGCGCTCGATTGTGGGCCGTTTCCTTGAGCATCACCGCGTGTATTACTTCTTTAACGATGGCGCAGAAGACGTGTATCTGTCGAGTGCCGACTGGATGGGGCGCAATCTGTTCCGCCGCATCGAGATTGCCTTCCCGGTGCTCAGCCCGAAAGTAAAACGCCGCGTGATCCGCGAGAGCCTAAGACCATTCCTGGTGGATAACACGCAGGCGTGGGAAATGCTCTCTGACGGTCGCTATCGCCGCAAAGTCGCACGCGGTGACAAGGTCCGCTCGGCGCAAGGCCTGACCCTGAGCGAGCTAAGTGCCGGTATCCGTACCTGA
- a CDS encoding oxidative damage protection protein translates to MSRTVYCVKLGREAEGLDFPPVPGELGKKIYDNVSKEAWQAWVKHQTMLINENRLSLADPSARKYLQQQLENYFWGAGADSIQGFVPQ, encoded by the coding sequence ATGAGCCGCACTGTTTACTGTGTCAAACTGGGTCGTGAAGCGGAAGGTCTGGATTTTCCGCCTGTTCCGGGCGAGTTGGGCAAGAAAATCTACGACAACGTGTCGAAAGAAGCATGGCAAGCCTGGGTGAAACACCAGACCATGCTGATCAATGAAAACCGTCTGAGCCTGGCTGATCCAAGCGCACGCAAGTATTTGCAGCAGCAGCTGGAAAATTATTTCTGGGGTGCTGGTGCTGATTCGATTCAGGGCTTTGTTCCGCAGTAA
- the ychF gene encoding redox-regulated ATPase YchF codes for MSLKCGIVGLPNVGKSTLFNALTKAGIEASNYPFCTIEPNVGIVEVPDQRLAQLAAIINPQKIQPAIVEFVDIAGLVAGASKGEGLGNQFLANIRETDAIVNVVRCFENDNIIHVAGRVDPIDDIIVIGTELALADMTTVEKAIQRDGKKARSGDKDALATVAVLEKLLPHLNEGKPARSAGLSDEEKLAIKSLCLLTIKPAMYVANVAEDGFDNNPLLDKVTAHANAEGAPVVAVCAAIESEIAELDDADKAEFLESIGQEEPGLDRLIRAGYDLLGLQTYFTAGVKEVRAWTIHKGDTAPQAAGVIHTDFERGFIRAQTIAFDDFIQYKGEQGAKEAGKMRAEGKEYVVKDGDVLNFLFNV; via the coding sequence ATGAGCCTCAAGTGTGGCATCGTCGGCTTGCCGAATGTGGGTAAATCCACGCTGTTTAACGCTTTGACCAAAGCCGGTATCGAAGCGTCCAACTATCCGTTTTGTACCATCGAGCCAAATGTCGGCATCGTTGAAGTACCCGATCAGCGCCTTGCCCAGCTGGCAGCGATTATCAATCCGCAAAAAATCCAGCCTGCGATTGTCGAGTTTGTCGATATTGCTGGCCTCGTTGCTGGCGCATCCAAAGGCGAAGGCTTGGGTAATCAGTTTCTGGCCAATATCCGCGAAACCGACGCAATTGTGAATGTGGTTCGCTGTTTTGAGAACGACAACATCATTCACGTTGCGGGCCGCGTAGACCCGATTGACGACATTATCGTCATCGGCACCGAGCTGGCTTTGGCAGATATGACTACCGTAGAAAAAGCCATCCAGCGCGACGGCAAGAAAGCGCGTTCGGGCGATAAAGACGCGTTGGCCACAGTGGCCGTACTGGAAAAACTGCTGCCGCATCTGAACGAAGGCAAACCAGCGCGTTCGGCTGGCCTGTCTGACGAAGAAAAACTGGCGATCAAATCGCTCTGCCTGCTGACGATCAAACCGGCGATGTACGTTGCCAACGTTGCTGAAGACGGCTTTGACAACAACCCGCTGCTCGATAAAGTGACCGCCCACGCCAATGCCGAAGGCGCGCCAGTCGTTGCGGTGTGTGCTGCGATTGAATCGGAAATCGCCGAGTTGGACGACGCTGACAAAGCCGAGTTTCTGGAATCGATTGGTCAGGAAGAGCCAGGTCTGGATCGCCTGATCCGCGCTGGCTACGATTTGCTGGGCCTGCAAACCTACTTCACCGCTGGCGTCAAAGAAGTACGCGCGTGGACGATCCACAAAGGCGATACCGCACCGCAAGCCGCCGGCGTGATCCACACTGACTTCGAACGCGGCTTTATCCGCGCGCAAACCATCGCGTTTGACGATTTCATCCAGTACAAGGGTGAACAAGGCGCCAAAGAAGCCGGCAAAATGCGCGCCGAGGGCAAGGAATACGTCGTAAAAGACGGCGACGTCTTGAATTTCTTGTTCAACGTCTAA
- a CDS encoding YecA family protein yields the protein MAKMLDQALSDEELDQLDQFLYSDAVGKDAMSLSMLHGYLTAILVGPAQVMPTEWMGQIWDKPEAVIFALPEADAMIDLVMRLYNQIADELAQDPPVYEPLLYWEDETEEHSSIEEWSLGFCFGAGLAEEEWQPLLDEEEGQFMFMAIMSGSDDEMRADMEREGINLVQHDNEIAEQLPEMVLEIRDFFRNRQISEGSKHRLH from the coding sequence ATGGCAAAAATGCTGGATCAAGCGCTAAGCGATGAGGAACTCGATCAGCTCGATCAGTTTTTATACTCGGATGCCGTCGGTAAGGACGCAATGTCCCTGTCCATGTTGCATGGTTACCTCACCGCGATTCTGGTCGGCCCGGCGCAAGTGATGCCGACCGAATGGATGGGGCAGATCTGGGACAAGCCCGAAGCCGTGATTTTTGCGCTGCCTGAAGCCGATGCAATGATTGATCTGGTGATGCGCCTCTACAACCAGATCGCTGATGAGCTGGCGCAAGACCCGCCAGTCTACGAGCCTTTGCTGTACTGGGAAGACGAAACCGAAGAGCATTCCAGCATCGAAGAGTGGAGCCTGGGCTTCTGTTTTGGCGCTGGCTTGGCCGAAGAAGAATGGCAGCCGCTGCTCGATGAAGAAGAAGGCCAGTTTATGTTCATGGCGATCATGAGCGGCTCGGACGATGAAATGCGCGCCGATATGGAGCGCGAGGGCATTAATCTGGTTCAGCACGATAATGAAATCGCCGAGCAGCTGCCAGAAATGGTGCTCGAAATCCGCGACTTTTTCCGCAACCGTCAAATCAGCGAAGGCAGCAAGCACCGCCTGCATTGA
- the aas gene encoding bifunctional acyl-ACP--phospholipid O-acyltransferase/long-chain-fatty-acid--ACP ligase: MLKALFRTTMKTLFRVLYRLTIKGDFSVFHNPRTLIVANHESFLDGIFLAAHLPIDATFVVHTKVAENWFFRLFLSLTDFLAVDPTNPLAIKAVVRLLEAGKPVVIFPEGRITTTGSLMKVYDGAAFAAARTGATIVPVRISGASRTFFSRLGGIYPRTLFPKISLQVLGRRSIAMPDLPSAKERRRKAGQLMRDILLEMLVATRPERTLYRAYLDAQIAFGSAFSVVEDISQNEESYGSLTKKILGLSRIVDKISRPQEAVGVLLPNTTPTLALFFALSARARIPAMLNYSAGREGILAACIAANIKTIVTSRTFIAKGKLEGLIDNLPNIQVLYLEDLRPLIGLGDKLLVLLGLLRPSSFASKQSPDDAAVILFTSGSEGKPKGVVHSHNSILANVAQIRALADFTPRDKFMVALPLFHSFGLTACAILPLVTGVPVFLYPTPLHYRIIPEIVYDRGCSVLFGTSTFLGNYAKYAHPYDFGRLRYVVAGAEKLSEVVRRTYIEKFGIRILEGYGVTECAPVVAVNVPMASRLGTVGQLTPGMRHKLIPIPGVPEGGQLLVSGPNVMKGYLRYENPGQLETLPFEDGIAWYDTGDIVKLDIDGFITIQGRAKRFAKIAGEMISLEVVEAIARKASPDFMHSASSRPDEAKGEAIVLFTTQTDLSRDHLLAAAREIGAPELAVPREIRVVEAIPLLGTGKTDYVTLKKWAADVVAAV; this comes from the coding sequence ATGCTCAAAGCCCTGTTCCGCACCACCATGAAAACCCTGTTCCGCGTGCTGTACCGCCTGACGATCAAGGGCGATTTCAGCGTCTTTCACAACCCGCGCACGCTGATTGTGGCCAACCATGAATCATTCCTCGATGGCATTTTTCTGGCCGCGCATTTGCCGATTGATGCCACTTTTGTCGTGCATACCAAGGTGGCTGAAAACTGGTTCTTCCGGCTGTTTCTGAGCCTGACCGACTTTCTGGCAGTTGACCCGACCAATCCGCTGGCCATCAAGGCCGTGGTGCGCTTGCTTGAAGCGGGCAAACCGGTGGTGATTTTCCCCGAAGGGCGCATCACCACCACCGGCTCGCTGATGAAAGTCTACGATGGCGCGGCCTTTGCGGCGGCGCGCACGGGCGCAACGATTGTGCCAGTGCGAATCTCTGGCGCTTCGCGCACCTTCTTTAGCCGCCTGGGCGGCATTTACCCGCGCACGCTGTTTCCGAAAATCAGTCTGCAAGTGCTGGGCCGCCGCAGTATTGCGATGCCCGATTTGCCATCGGCCAAAGAGCGCCGCCGCAAAGCGGGCCAGCTGATGCGCGATATTTTGCTGGAAATGCTGGTCGCCACTCGCCCCGAACGCACTCTATATCGCGCCTATCTGGATGCGCAGATTGCCTTTGGCAGCGCGTTTAGCGTGGTGGAAGATATTTCGCAAAACGAAGAAAGCTATGGCAGCCTGACCAAGAAAATCCTTGGCCTGTCGCGCATTGTGGATAAAATCTCGCGCCCGCAGGAAGCCGTTGGCGTGCTGTTGCCCAATACCACGCCGACGCTGGCTTTGTTCTTTGCACTCAGCGCAAGGGCACGTATACCCGCAATGCTCAATTACAGCGCGGGTCGCGAAGGTATACTGGCGGCATGTATTGCGGCGAATATCAAAACCATTGTCACTTCGCGCACCTTTATCGCCAAAGGTAAGCTCGAAGGCTTGATCGACAATTTGCCGAATATTCAGGTGTTGTATCTGGAAGATTTGCGTCCACTGATTGGCTTGGGCGACAAACTATTAGTTTTGCTCGGGCTGCTACGCCCGAGTAGCTTTGCCAGCAAACAATCGCCCGACGATGCGGCGGTGATCCTATTTACCTCGGGCTCGGAAGGCAAGCCCAAAGGCGTGGTGCACAGCCACAATTCGATTTTGGCTAATGTGGCGCAAATCCGCGCGCTGGCCGACTTTACGCCGCGCGATAAATTTATGGTCGCGCTGCCGCTATTTCACAGCTTTGGCCTGACTGCTTGTGCGATTTTGCCGCTGGTCACCGGTGTGCCGGTATTTCTCTACCCCACGCCGCTACACTACCGCATCATCCCCGAGATTGTTTACGATCGCGGCTGCTCGGTGCTGTTTGGCACCAGCACCTTCCTTGGCAATTACGCCAAATACGCCCACCCCTACGATTTCGGCCGCCTGCGCTATGTGGTGGCTGGCGCGGAAAAACTCAGCGAAGTGGTGCGCAGAACCTATATCGAGAAATTTGGCATCCGCATTCTGGAAGGTTACGGCGTTACCGAATGTGCCCCCGTGGTGGCAGTGAATGTACCAATGGCCAGCAGGCTGGGTACTGTCGGCCAGCTCACGCCGGGCATGCGCCACAAGCTGATACCCATCCCAGGTGTACCCGAAGGCGGCCAGCTTTTAGTTAGTGGCCCGAACGTGATGAAAGGCTATTTGCGCTATGAAAACCCGGGGCAACTTGAAACGCTGCCATTCGAAGATGGAATTGCTTGGTATGACACCGGCGATATTGTGAAGCTGGATATCGATGGCTTTATCACGATTCAAGGCCGTGCCAAACGCTTTGCCAAAATTGCCGGTGAAATGATTTCGCTGGAAGTCGTCGAAGCCATTGCCCGCAAAGCCTCGCCCGACTTTATGCATTCAGCCAGCTCCCGCCCGGATGAAGCCAAGGGCGAAGCGATTGTACTGTTCACCACACAAACTGACTTAAGCCGCGATCACTTATTGGCTGCAGCACGCGAGATCGGCGCACCCGAGCTGGCGGTGCCGCGTGAGATTCGCGTCGTGGAGGCAATTCCGCTGCTAGGCACCGGCAAAACCGATTATGTGACGCTGAAAAAATGGGCAGCCGATGTTGTAGCGGCTGTATAA
- a CDS encoding DUF4397 domain-containing protein, which yields MIKLSKWLLVVAASAGLVACGGGSDPVPVPDQAQLRVIHASPDAPNVDVYAAGAKALSNVPYKAASGLLTVNAGDLPVKVTPAGSDAGVISATLKLAKDTLTTVIAVNEVAKIEPLVITESTAKPAAGQARLRVVHAAATAPAVDVYVTAPGADLGNTTATLSNVAFKAFSGGLEVPAADYRVRVTPAGSKTVVFDSGTLPVPAGADLLAVAVPQANGSSPISVLLINRGSSANVSEVNDVNAKLRVVHASPNAPAVDVLANGSAILSNVPFFTASNYLTVEAKKYTVALNAAGTATQALTADLALDKANNYTVFAVGLLAGNPALQYLVAKDDASLPPAGQIKVRVVHASPNAPAVDVYANDALVMSNVSFPAAGAYLKVPAGNYVFKLRVAGAAATSAPAFTSPAVSTSAGKIYTVVARGLLPNGTGDSSKDFTLTVLNDN from the coding sequence ATGATCAAACTCAGTAAATGGTTGCTTGTCGTAGCTGCAAGCGCTGGCCTGGTGGCCTGTGGTGGCGGGAGTGATCCTGTGCCTGTTCCTGATCAAGCGCAGCTGCGCGTGATTCACGCATCGCCTGATGCGCCAAATGTTGATGTCTATGCCGCAGGGGCAAAAGCATTAAGTAATGTGCCGTATAAAGCCGCTAGCGGTTTGCTCACAGTGAATGCTGGTGACCTGCCCGTTAAAGTAACGCCCGCTGGTAGTGATGCCGGTGTGATCAGTGCAACGCTTAAATTGGCGAAAGACACCTTAACAACCGTCATTGCCGTGAATGAAGTAGCCAAAATCGAACCTCTGGTCATTACCGAGAGCACTGCTAAACCTGCCGCTGGTCAAGCCCGTCTTCGAGTTGTGCATGCTGCAGCCACAGCACCTGCTGTCGATGTCTATGTGACAGCACCGGGCGCTGATCTGGGCAACACCACAGCCACACTAAGCAATGTGGCATTCAAAGCCTTTTCCGGCGGGCTTGAAGTACCCGCAGCCGATTATCGCGTGCGCGTGACGCCTGCAGGCAGCAAAACTGTCGTGTTTGATTCCGGCACATTACCAGTGCCAGCAGGTGCCGATCTGCTTGCGGTGGCAGTGCCACAAGCTAATGGCAGCTCGCCAATCAGCGTGTTGCTTATCAACCGTGGAAGCTCTGCAAATGTGAGCGAAGTGAATGACGTGAATGCAAAACTGCGGGTTGTTCATGCCTCACCGAATGCGCCAGCCGTTGATGTGTTGGCCAACGGCAGCGCCATTCTAAGCAATGTGCCATTCTTTACAGCATCCAATTATCTGACGGTTGAAGCCAAGAAATACACCGTGGCACTCAATGCGGCGGGTACTGCTACTCAGGCACTGACCGCAGATTTAGCGCTGGATAAAGCCAATAACTACACGGTGTTTGCTGTGGGACTGCTGGCTGGCAACCCTGCTTTGCAATATCTGGTCGCCAAAGATGATGCCAGCTTACCACCCGCTGGCCAGATCAAGGTACGTGTTGTCCATGCCTCACCGAATGCGCCTGCGGTGGATGTGTATGCCAATGATGCTTTGGTGATGAGTAATGTGTCCTTCCCGGCTGCAGGTGCCTATTTGAAAGTACCAGCAGGCAATTATGTATTTAAACTGCGTGTTGCTGGTGCTGCAGCGACTTCGGCTCCTGCATTTACTTCACCCGCAGTAAGTACTAGCGCCGGAAAAATCTACACGGTTGTTGCGCGTGGTCTGCTGCCAAATGGTACTGGCGATAGTAGTAAAGACTTTACTCTGACGGTATTGAACGACAATTAA
- a CDS encoding carbohydrate-binding protein — translation MKIIAPHYLALLMAASALPAAAAVCPASWQAGTTYLAGHAASHQGYEYRAKWWTLGENPSQNASTGQVWQLIGACEANIPTPSITPKATPSITPTAIPLSPTPFPSTSPTISPAASPIPSPSASPKPTPSASPAPSASPTPRPSSSPSPVVTASPTPNSSNGCQPEWRSQTAYLAKQTVSYQGVNYQAKWWTQSNSPDTEHGEGKPWQKLEQCAASPVATPSNTPTSTAQTSPTPASTTPVPTTPAPTTPAPSPTPAVTPTPPAGNTPNDLLINEVAADQYGSGSWFEIYNPTERAISLNDVSLRTLGKPGGWVKTWPLSGSIAAKSYLVIVGNTDNFTPKKTSQSQYIGSYQDYPVWSNTDGSIELVRNNQTIDFVRFGANSINPLSASHWQGSNVASISDNGGYSLVRYYTHSLDSNTASDWRLVPFGTPAGRNDVDSNASDEDRDGIPSSAKRPGGTYAGLDLYAMGARAGRPTILLHVDWMTPGTDEGLTPRKEALQMVQAAFARRGIDLLIDTGQLYSASFSPADFNLGNGKEVPFARCVTLYRNTDCADVMAYKNDSMDVRRRLIFHYMLMGSTQNTNGYGGSSGLAEVNGNDLLVTLGFWGLTSSSAENLYRLINFQAGTIMHELGHNLGLSHGGNEGLNNKLNYLSVMNYAYQLDGVPSDPSGSSTSERVYFRLNHQGKATPGRAPNSYNVCDLLDGPCGNRFVIDYSDGSSTPLNETALSESQMLGRGSSGGAYADWNANFSQDSAAVSYDSNGDGQLQTQINDYNDWAQIQLAFANVGYSVMRSAQDESSNSRPQRQLIEQPAEVAKESPPPAYLLPR, via the coding sequence ATGAAGATCATTGCACCTCACTATCTGGCGCTGCTGATGGCCGCCAGTGCTTTGCCCGCCGCTGCGGCGGTTTGCCCGGCCAGCTGGCAGGCAGGAACAACGTATCTGGCTGGGCATGCTGCCAGCCATCAGGGTTATGAATACCGGGCCAAATGGTGGACGCTGGGCGAAAACCCCAGCCAGAACGCCAGCACAGGTCAAGTGTGGCAGCTGATCGGCGCATGCGAGGCAAATATACCTACGCCAAGTATCACGCCAAAAGCCACACCTAGTATTACACCAACTGCAATACCCCTAAGTCCAACGCCTTTCCCCAGTACTTCACCAACAATATCTCCTGCGGCGTCGCCGATCCCATCGCCGTCCGCATCACCCAAGCCGACACCATCGGCTTCACCAGCTCCCTCGGCCAGCCCAACGCCACGGCCTAGCTCATCTCCCAGCCCTGTTGTGACGGCGAGCCCGACGCCCAATTCATCCAATGGCTGCCAGCCGGAGTGGCGCAGCCAGACGGCCTATCTGGCCAAGCAAACAGTGAGCTATCAGGGCGTGAATTATCAGGCCAAATGGTGGACGCAAAGCAATTCGCCCGACACCGAGCACGGGGAGGGCAAGCCGTGGCAAAAGCTGGAGCAATGCGCCGCTTCGCCTGTGGCTACGCCGAGCAATACCCCCACAAGTACAGCGCAAACCTCGCCAACGCCAGCATCAACTACACCGGTGCCAACGACACCCGCACCGACCACACCGGCACCGAGCCCGACTCCGGCAGTAACGCCGACCCCGCCAGCAGGTAATACGCCAAATGATCTACTGATCAATGAAGTGGCCGCCGACCAGTACGGCAGCGGCAGCTGGTTTGAAATTTACAACCCGACCGAGCGCGCCATTTCGCTGAACGACGTTAGCCTGCGCACGCTGGGCAAGCCCGGTGGCTGGGTGAAAACCTGGCCGCTGAGCGGCTCGATTGCGGCCAAATCCTATCTGGTGATAGTGGGCAATACCGACAATTTCACGCCGAAAAAAACCAGCCAGTCGCAGTACATCGGCAGCTATCAGGATTACCCGGTCTGGAGCAATACCGATGGCTCAATTGAGCTGGTTCGCAATAATCAGACCATTGATTTTGTCCGCTTTGGCGCCAATAGCATCAACCCGCTGAGCGCCAGCCACTGGCAGGGCAGCAATGTGGCGTCGATCAGCGACAATGGGGGGTATTCGCTGGTACGCTATTACACACATAGCCTGGACAGCAATACTGCCAGTGATTGGCGACTGGTGCCATTTGGCACGCCAGCCGGGCGCAATGATGTGGATAGCAATGCCAGCGATGAAGATCGCGATGGCATTCCCAGCAGCGCCAAACGGCCGGGCGGCACTTACGCCGGACTCGATCTGTACGCCATGGGTGCCCGTGCTGGGCGGCCGACCATTCTGCTGCATGTGGACTGGATGACGCCGGGCACCGACGAAGGCCTGACGCCGCGTAAAGAAGCGCTGCAGATGGTCCAGGCCGCGTTTGCCCGCCGCGGGATCGATCTGCTGATCGACACCGGCCAGCTGTATAGCGCCAGCTTTAGCCCGGCTGATTTCAATCTGGGCAATGGCAAGGAAGTTCCGTTTGCCCGCTGCGTCACGCTGTATCGCAATACCGATTGTGCCGACGTGATGGCCTACAAAAACGACAGCATGGACGTGCGCCGCCGCCTGATTTTTCACTACATGCTGATGGGCAGCACGCAAAACACCAATGGCTACGGCGGCTCGTCGGGGCTGGCCGAAGTCAATGGCAACGATCTGCTGGTCACGCTGGGCTTCTGGGGGCTAACGAGCAGCAGCGCAGAAAATCTGTATCGGCTGATCAACTTCCAGGCTGGCACCATCATGCACGAGCTGGGGCACAATCTGGGGCTGAGCCACGGCGGCAATGAGGGGCTGAACAACAAGCTCAATTATCTGAGCGTGATGAATTACGCCTACCAGCTCGACGGCGTACCGAGCGATCCGAGCGGCAGCAGCACCAGCGAGCGCGTGTATTTCCGTCTGAATCATCAAGGCAAAGCCACGCCGGGGCGCGCACCCAATAGCTACAATGTGTGCGATCTGCTCGATGGCCCTTGCGGCAACCGCTTTGTGATCGATTATTCCGACGGTAGCAGCACGCCGCTGAATGAAACCGCGCTAAGCGAAAGCCAGATGCTGGGCCGGGGCAGCAGCGGCGGCGCGTATGCCGACTGGAATGCCAACTTCAGCCAGGATAGCGCTGCTGTGAGCTATGACAGCAATGGCGATGGCCAGCTGCAAACCCAGATCAACGACTACAACGACTGGGCGCAGATCCAGCTGGCCTTTGCCAATGTGGGCTATAGCGTAATGCGCAGCGCGCAGGATGAAAGCAGCAATTCACGACCACAGCGCCAGCTGATCGAGCAGCCAGCCGAAGTCGCCAAAGAAAGCCCTCCACCGGCTTATCTGCTGCCACGGTAA